From Enoplosus armatus isolate fEnoArm2 chromosome 23, fEnoArm2.hap1, whole genome shotgun sequence, a single genomic window includes:
- the znf219 gene encoding zinc finger protein 219 isoform X1, protein MTCRVINLLAASPRMDSPPECVLSLSCEQPQSPPTLPSLDHSPQASSPHTLLSLPDSPVVLPIHSPEPSPQSLESTPYFPLSPFPLHEDNNNNHHDVDEEDDDEEGLDGVPPSPTPAVALFPGGAGQEAGRSPCLDSSPPDTPSAPLLGFGALELALSSGQSGNCNDELDLQLFQKDTVTRAIPGVGGASSGPALRFPCHVCGKRFRFQSILSLHARAHSLDRDRRASALYRTGLPSAPLKQHLKIQQNHKDLNQNHRSHPNQRLLPGTLIQHLTEQEDVDGEVKGLDDGQQTDQNPNFLLDDSTPLTPPLTEDPVSVTSPFSSTIVEGASTPIAPTFRCHACKGKFRTASELARHVRILHNPYKCTLCPFSASQEESLASHLQECHPSPEVPALPPAFNSRLVIATPDTPVPTPTHTPAPTPSTPQVTSAATAAASPSLPAFRCDICGQRFTQSWFLKGHMRKHKDSLDHKCQVCGRGFKEPWFLKNHMKVHLNKLGLKAGLGALGGPGGAEQQAKGSVSNQSLNALYSSLLLAQRGGGRGGQGRSDRETGGRIGMGSSKSAILGYLGLPSDGSGASCMERLQAVAQVAEMGNGGGGISGLGGGGATRGGGTGETTASVSEGGDQATWWQLVARSLAVAQQQQQRPHQRGQQQGQRGPGRSSVITEADQVRAYLGGLDPREESGGAGGPWECPDCGKLFRSLQQVVVHARVHTQRPQKGGGGEEEGSGSRRGAGLGRGDSGEGRQESQLHSGGSQQTGEVRQESKLHSGGSQQAATGFHSVISSFKGENGLTAVSSIPSVPTRERVRGRGIKDCPYCGKAFRSSHHLKVHLRVHTGERPYKCPHCDYAGTQSGSLKYHLQRHHREQRNALAASSNSSSTGLTSTINSLTSGTSGLAKQRRSQLNHCPVNRSPTDTATSRPSQQSWLLGLPDQREHRKALAALRDVDLETQYRYLSGVMGALYQGGMEGGWIRESPPSKAPKVSRRKPLTTSRMVQPLSDKEGPASSTQEGGFEPLDLSRRPSPGLGGMEEDGGMSVGEGGGVGGGGDGGGDSSTGVKLSQCLFCPFRTSSGELMAMHLQVNHTSKSRRKRGPSTTLDDDGASKATKPRTDHSDLDPLTIWRHVSEAESQAPLGEWSSTQAKTLNGLSEDTAEHLDNILDHPDSNVASVSNNVRDGLALKGKVEGDEEEQEEELEENLENSSLEDSEDQDLRMSLTLSPGLNSNHMLGEEERVLTD, encoded by the exons ATGACGTGTCGTGTCATTAATCTCCTCGCCGCCTCTCCC AGGATGGATTCTCCACCggagtgtgtgttgtctctttCTTGTGAGCAGCCCCAGTCTCCcccaacactgccatcccttGACCACAGCCCCCaggcctcctctcctcacaccctgctctctctgcctgacAGCCCTGTTGTCCTGCCCATTCACAGCCCTGAACCTTCCCCTCAGAGCCTGGAGTCCACGCCttatttccccctctctcctttcccccTCCACGAGGACAATAATAACAATCACCACGATGTTGATGAAGAAGATGACGACGAAGAAGGGCTGGATGGAGTTCCTCCGTCCCCAACCCCGGCAGTGGCTCTGTTCCCAGGAGGAGCGGGACAAGAAGCTGGACGCAGCCCTTGTTTGGATTCCTCTCCACCGGACACGCCATCAGCGCCACTCCTTGGGTTTGGAGCCCTGGAGCTGGCCCTCTCATCAGGGCAGAGTGGAAACTGCAATGACGAGCTAGACCTCCAGCTGTTCCAGAAGGATACTGTTACCAGGGCGATACCTGGAGTGGGAGGGGCCTCATCAGGGCCTGCACTCAGGTTTCCCTGTCACGTGTGCGGGAAGAGATTTCGATTCCAAAGCATTTTGTCTCTTCACGCCCGAGCTCACAGTCTGGACCGAGACCGCCGAGCTTCAGCATTATACCGGACTGGACTCCCCTCAGCACCCCTAAAGCAGCACCTCAAAATCCAACAGAATCACAAAGACTTGAACCAGAATCACAGAAGTCACCCAAACCAGCGTTTACTGCCAGGGACTCTCATCCAGCATCTCACAGAACAAGAGGATGTTGATGGTGAGGTCAAAGGTCTAGATGACGGCCAACAGACAGACCAGAACCCAAACTTTTTACTGGATGACAGCACACCATTGACCCCTCCACTTACAGAGGACCCTGTTTCTGTgacctctcccttctcctctacCATTGTGGAGGGTGCTTCTACTCCCATAGCGCCTACGTTTCGCTGCCATGCCTGCAAAGGAAAATTCCGCACGGCTTCGGAGTTGGCGCGCCATGTCCGCATTCTCCATAACCCGTATAAATGCACTCTTTGTCCTTTCTCTGCCAGCCAAGAAGAGAGCCTGGCTTCTCACTTGCAGGAGTGCCACCCTTCCCCTGAGGTACCTGCTCTGCCACCGGCCTTCAATTCCAGGCTAGTCATTGCAACCCCTGACACTCCTGTGCCCACCCCAACCCATACCCCAGCCCCAACCCCAAGTACCCCACAGGTGACATCAGCCGCTACAGCAGCTGCGTCCCCCTCACTGCCAGCATTTCGCTGTGATATTTGTGGACAGCGGTTTACCCAGTCTTGGTTCTTGAAGGGACACATGCGAAAGCACAAGGACTCCTTGGACCATAAGTGCCAGGTATGCGGCCGTGGCTTCAAGGAGCCTTGGTTCCTCAAAAACCACATGAAAGTACATCTCAACAAACTTGGGCTGAAGGCTGGGCTGGGAGCCCTTGGAGGACCAGGAGGTGCTGAGCAGCAGGCCAAAGGCTCTGTTAGTAATCAGTCTCTGAATGCCCTCTACTCAAGCCTCCTTCTGGCCCAGCGAGGAGGTGGCAGAGGTGGACAAGGAAGATCAGACAGGGAAACTGGAGGCAGAATTGGGATGGGCTCAAGCAAATCAGCCATCCTGGGCTACCTGGGGTTGCCCAGTGATGGCAGTGGGGCCAGCTGCATGGAGAGACTTCAAGCAGTGGCTCAGGTGGCAGAGATGGGAAACGGTGGTGGAGGCATTAGTGGCttaggaggagggggagcaacTAGAGGAGGGGGCACAGGTGAAACTACAGCTTCAGTTTCAGAAGGAGGGGACCAGGCAACTTGGTGGCAGCTGGTGGCTCGCAGCCTGGCAGtagctcagcagcagcaacagaggcCCCACCAGCGAGGCCAGCAGCAAGGCCAGCGAGGCCCAGGTCGGAGCTCGGTGATCACAGAGGCCGACCAAGTCAGAGCCTACCTTGGAGGCCTGGATCCGAGAGAAGAGTCTGGAGGAGCGGGAGGGCCATGGGAATGCCCAGACTGTGGAAAGCTATTCCGCAGCCTGCAGCAGGTGGTGGTTCATGCTCGCGTTCACACTCAGAGGCCCCAGAAAGGAGGTGGGGGCGAAGAGGAGGGGAGTGGTAGTCGTAGAGGAGCGGGGCTTGGAAGAGGAGACAGCGGTGAGGGGAGACAGGAATCTCAGCTACACAGTGGTGGATCCCAACAAACGGGAGAAGTGAGACAGGAATCAAAACTGCACAGTGGTGGATCACAACAAGCAGCTACGGGCTTTCACTCTGTCATCTCAAGCTTCAAAG GAGAAAATGGCTTGACAGCAGTCTCCTCCATACCTTCAGTTCCCACCAGGGAGCGAGTGCGTGGTAGAGGGATAAAAGACTGCCCCTACTGTGGTAAAGCCTTCCGTTCTTCACACCATCTCAAAGTGCACCTGAGAGTTCACACAG GTGAGAGACCCTACAAATGTCCCCACTGTGACTATGCAGGTACCCAGTCGGGCTCGCTGAAGTACCACCTCCAGCGTCACCACAGGGAGCAACGCAATGCCTTAGCAGCCTCCTCCAATTCCTCCTCCACTGGTCTCACCTCCACTATCAACAGTCTGACCTCTGGAACCTCTGGGCTGGCCAAGCAGCGCCGATCCCAGCTCAACCACTGCCCAGTCAACCGAAGCCCAACCGACACCGCCACCTCTCGGCCCAGCCAGCAGTCCTGGCTTCTAGGACTTCCAGATCAGCGGGAGCATCGGAAGGCCTTGGCAGCTCTAAGGGATGTCGACTTGGAGACCCAGTACAGGTATCTGTCTGGGGTGATGGGGGCCCTTTACCAAGGTGGAATGGAAGGAGGCTGGATCAGGGAGTCTCCCCCATCAAAGGCCCCTAAAGTGTCCCGTCGCAAGCCCCTTACTACTAGCCGAATGGTTCAGCCGTTGAGTGACAAGGAAGGACCTGCATCTTCAACTCAAGAGGGTGGGTTTGAACCCCTGGATCTGTCCCGTCGCCCCTCACCTGGCcttggagggatggaggaggatggaggcaTGAGCGTaggggaaggaggaggtgtcggaggaggtggagatggcGGAGGGGATAGTTCAACAGGGGTCAAactcagccagtgtttgttCTGTCCTTTCCGTACGTCCTCAGGAGAGCTGATGGCCATGCATCTCCAGGTCAACCACACCAGTAAGTCCAGGCGCAAGAGAGGCCCTTCGACTACCTTGGATGATGATGGAGCCTCAAAAGCTACCAAGCCCAGGACGGATCACTCCGACCTTGACCCTCTGACAATATGGAGGCATGTGAGCGAGGCAGAGTCCCAGGCACCCCTGGGGGAATGGTCCTCAACTCAGGCCAAGACCCTGAACGGGCTCTCTGAGGATACAGCAGAACACCTGGACAACATTCTCGACCACCCAGACTCCAACGTGGCCTCAGTATCCAACAATGTAAGAGACGGCCTGGCACTCAAGGGGAAGGTGGAGGGGGATGAggaagagcaagaggaggaaTTGGAAGAGAATTTGGAGAACAGCAGTCTGGAGGATTCGGAGGACCAGGATCTGAGGATGTCCCTCACTCTTTCACCAGGCCTGAACTCCAACCACATgttgggagaggaggaaagagtcTTAAcagattaa
- the znf219 gene encoding zinc finger protein 219 isoform X2, which yields MDSPPECVLSLSCEQPQSPPTLPSLDHSPQASSPHTLLSLPDSPVVLPIHSPEPSPQSLESTPYFPLSPFPLHEDNNNNHHDVDEEDDDEEGLDGVPPSPTPAVALFPGGAGQEAGRSPCLDSSPPDTPSAPLLGFGALELALSSGQSGNCNDELDLQLFQKDTVTRAIPGVGGASSGPALRFPCHVCGKRFRFQSILSLHARAHSLDRDRRASALYRTGLPSAPLKQHLKIQQNHKDLNQNHRSHPNQRLLPGTLIQHLTEQEDVDGEVKGLDDGQQTDQNPNFLLDDSTPLTPPLTEDPVSVTSPFSSTIVEGASTPIAPTFRCHACKGKFRTASELARHVRILHNPYKCTLCPFSASQEESLASHLQECHPSPEVPALPPAFNSRLVIATPDTPVPTPTHTPAPTPSTPQVTSAATAAASPSLPAFRCDICGQRFTQSWFLKGHMRKHKDSLDHKCQVCGRGFKEPWFLKNHMKVHLNKLGLKAGLGALGGPGGAEQQAKGSVSNQSLNALYSSLLLAQRGGGRGGQGRSDRETGGRIGMGSSKSAILGYLGLPSDGSGASCMERLQAVAQVAEMGNGGGGISGLGGGGATRGGGTGETTASVSEGGDQATWWQLVARSLAVAQQQQQRPHQRGQQQGQRGPGRSSVITEADQVRAYLGGLDPREESGGAGGPWECPDCGKLFRSLQQVVVHARVHTQRPQKGGGGEEEGSGSRRGAGLGRGDSGEGRQESQLHSGGSQQTGEVRQESKLHSGGSQQAATGFHSVISSFKGENGLTAVSSIPSVPTRERVRGRGIKDCPYCGKAFRSSHHLKVHLRVHTGERPYKCPHCDYAGTQSGSLKYHLQRHHREQRNALAASSNSSSTGLTSTINSLTSGTSGLAKQRRSQLNHCPVNRSPTDTATSRPSQQSWLLGLPDQREHRKALAALRDVDLETQYRYLSGVMGALYQGGMEGGWIRESPPSKAPKVSRRKPLTTSRMVQPLSDKEGPASSTQEGGFEPLDLSRRPSPGLGGMEEDGGMSVGEGGGVGGGGDGGGDSSTGVKLSQCLFCPFRTSSGELMAMHLQVNHTSKSRRKRGPSTTLDDDGASKATKPRTDHSDLDPLTIWRHVSEAESQAPLGEWSSTQAKTLNGLSEDTAEHLDNILDHPDSNVASVSNNVRDGLALKGKVEGDEEEQEEELEENLENSSLEDSEDQDLRMSLTLSPGLNSNHMLGEEERVLTD from the exons ATGGATTCTCCACCggagtgtgtgttgtctctttCTTGTGAGCAGCCCCAGTCTCCcccaacactgccatcccttGACCACAGCCCCCaggcctcctctcctcacaccctgctctctctgcctgacAGCCCTGTTGTCCTGCCCATTCACAGCCCTGAACCTTCCCCTCAGAGCCTGGAGTCCACGCCttatttccccctctctcctttcccccTCCACGAGGACAATAATAACAATCACCACGATGTTGATGAAGAAGATGACGACGAAGAAGGGCTGGATGGAGTTCCTCCGTCCCCAACCCCGGCAGTGGCTCTGTTCCCAGGAGGAGCGGGACAAGAAGCTGGACGCAGCCCTTGTTTGGATTCCTCTCCACCGGACACGCCATCAGCGCCACTCCTTGGGTTTGGAGCCCTGGAGCTGGCCCTCTCATCAGGGCAGAGTGGAAACTGCAATGACGAGCTAGACCTCCAGCTGTTCCAGAAGGATACTGTTACCAGGGCGATACCTGGAGTGGGAGGGGCCTCATCAGGGCCTGCACTCAGGTTTCCCTGTCACGTGTGCGGGAAGAGATTTCGATTCCAAAGCATTTTGTCTCTTCACGCCCGAGCTCACAGTCTGGACCGAGACCGCCGAGCTTCAGCATTATACCGGACTGGACTCCCCTCAGCACCCCTAAAGCAGCACCTCAAAATCCAACAGAATCACAAAGACTTGAACCAGAATCACAGAAGTCACCCAAACCAGCGTTTACTGCCAGGGACTCTCATCCAGCATCTCACAGAACAAGAGGATGTTGATGGTGAGGTCAAAGGTCTAGATGACGGCCAACAGACAGACCAGAACCCAAACTTTTTACTGGATGACAGCACACCATTGACCCCTCCACTTACAGAGGACCCTGTTTCTGTgacctctcccttctcctctacCATTGTGGAGGGTGCTTCTACTCCCATAGCGCCTACGTTTCGCTGCCATGCCTGCAAAGGAAAATTCCGCACGGCTTCGGAGTTGGCGCGCCATGTCCGCATTCTCCATAACCCGTATAAATGCACTCTTTGTCCTTTCTCTGCCAGCCAAGAAGAGAGCCTGGCTTCTCACTTGCAGGAGTGCCACCCTTCCCCTGAGGTACCTGCTCTGCCACCGGCCTTCAATTCCAGGCTAGTCATTGCAACCCCTGACACTCCTGTGCCCACCCCAACCCATACCCCAGCCCCAACCCCAAGTACCCCACAGGTGACATCAGCCGCTACAGCAGCTGCGTCCCCCTCACTGCCAGCATTTCGCTGTGATATTTGTGGACAGCGGTTTACCCAGTCTTGGTTCTTGAAGGGACACATGCGAAAGCACAAGGACTCCTTGGACCATAAGTGCCAGGTATGCGGCCGTGGCTTCAAGGAGCCTTGGTTCCTCAAAAACCACATGAAAGTACATCTCAACAAACTTGGGCTGAAGGCTGGGCTGGGAGCCCTTGGAGGACCAGGAGGTGCTGAGCAGCAGGCCAAAGGCTCTGTTAGTAATCAGTCTCTGAATGCCCTCTACTCAAGCCTCCTTCTGGCCCAGCGAGGAGGTGGCAGAGGTGGACAAGGAAGATCAGACAGGGAAACTGGAGGCAGAATTGGGATGGGCTCAAGCAAATCAGCCATCCTGGGCTACCTGGGGTTGCCCAGTGATGGCAGTGGGGCCAGCTGCATGGAGAGACTTCAAGCAGTGGCTCAGGTGGCAGAGATGGGAAACGGTGGTGGAGGCATTAGTGGCttaggaggagggggagcaacTAGAGGAGGGGGCACAGGTGAAACTACAGCTTCAGTTTCAGAAGGAGGGGACCAGGCAACTTGGTGGCAGCTGGTGGCTCGCAGCCTGGCAGtagctcagcagcagcaacagaggcCCCACCAGCGAGGCCAGCAGCAAGGCCAGCGAGGCCCAGGTCGGAGCTCGGTGATCACAGAGGCCGACCAAGTCAGAGCCTACCTTGGAGGCCTGGATCCGAGAGAAGAGTCTGGAGGAGCGGGAGGGCCATGGGAATGCCCAGACTGTGGAAAGCTATTCCGCAGCCTGCAGCAGGTGGTGGTTCATGCTCGCGTTCACACTCAGAGGCCCCAGAAAGGAGGTGGGGGCGAAGAGGAGGGGAGTGGTAGTCGTAGAGGAGCGGGGCTTGGAAGAGGAGACAGCGGTGAGGGGAGACAGGAATCTCAGCTACACAGTGGTGGATCCCAACAAACGGGAGAAGTGAGACAGGAATCAAAACTGCACAGTGGTGGATCACAACAAGCAGCTACGGGCTTTCACTCTGTCATCTCAAGCTTCAAAG GAGAAAATGGCTTGACAGCAGTCTCCTCCATACCTTCAGTTCCCACCAGGGAGCGAGTGCGTGGTAGAGGGATAAAAGACTGCCCCTACTGTGGTAAAGCCTTCCGTTCTTCACACCATCTCAAAGTGCACCTGAGAGTTCACACAG GTGAGAGACCCTACAAATGTCCCCACTGTGACTATGCAGGTACCCAGTCGGGCTCGCTGAAGTACCACCTCCAGCGTCACCACAGGGAGCAACGCAATGCCTTAGCAGCCTCCTCCAATTCCTCCTCCACTGGTCTCACCTCCACTATCAACAGTCTGACCTCTGGAACCTCTGGGCTGGCCAAGCAGCGCCGATCCCAGCTCAACCACTGCCCAGTCAACCGAAGCCCAACCGACACCGCCACCTCTCGGCCCAGCCAGCAGTCCTGGCTTCTAGGACTTCCAGATCAGCGGGAGCATCGGAAGGCCTTGGCAGCTCTAAGGGATGTCGACTTGGAGACCCAGTACAGGTATCTGTCTGGGGTGATGGGGGCCCTTTACCAAGGTGGAATGGAAGGAGGCTGGATCAGGGAGTCTCCCCCATCAAAGGCCCCTAAAGTGTCCCGTCGCAAGCCCCTTACTACTAGCCGAATGGTTCAGCCGTTGAGTGACAAGGAAGGACCTGCATCTTCAACTCAAGAGGGTGGGTTTGAACCCCTGGATCTGTCCCGTCGCCCCTCACCTGGCcttggagggatggaggaggatggaggcaTGAGCGTaggggaaggaggaggtgtcggaggaggtggagatggcGGAGGGGATAGTTCAACAGGGGTCAAactcagccagtgtttgttCTGTCCTTTCCGTACGTCCTCAGGAGAGCTGATGGCCATGCATCTCCAGGTCAACCACACCAGTAAGTCCAGGCGCAAGAGAGGCCCTTCGACTACCTTGGATGATGATGGAGCCTCAAAAGCTACCAAGCCCAGGACGGATCACTCCGACCTTGACCCTCTGACAATATGGAGGCATGTGAGCGAGGCAGAGTCCCAGGCACCCCTGGGGGAATGGTCCTCAACTCAGGCCAAGACCCTGAACGGGCTCTCTGAGGATACAGCAGAACACCTGGACAACATTCTCGACCACCCAGACTCCAACGTGGCCTCAGTATCCAACAATGTAAGAGACGGCCTGGCACTCAAGGGGAAGGTGGAGGGGGATGAggaagagcaagaggaggaaTTGGAAGAGAATTTGGAGAACAGCAGTCTGGAGGATTCGGAGGACCAGGATCTGAGGATGTCCCTCACTCTTTCACCAGGCCTGAACTCCAACCACATgttgggagaggaggaaagagtcTTAAcagattaa